The genome window ACAGCATATAATAAGCCTACCCAACAGAGCCTGCTATTGTAGCTATCACAGGTGTTGACATGCCTGTGATTCCTGTTGTATTAAATGAAGGACACAGCCTGTCAACTTAAAAAAGCCATTAAGCACAGATGTTCTGTTCTGTGTTTTGTGGTGAGTCATGACACgatgaaaagaaaatgacatcAAACACGTCACATTAATGTCAATTATATATTTCCCTATGTGTCACGCCTACTCTGATgggtaattttgttttttttgggtatGTTATTCTTCAATTTTCCACCATTTAATTCAGCACTGTTTCTGtctagttttcctttttttaataaacagtacTGTGTACATTTTTTTGGACAATTtagatcaggggtgggcaattccaggcctcgagggccagtgtcctgcaggttttaaatgtgtccttgatgcaacacagctgatttaaatgactaaattacctcttcaacatgtcctaaaggcctggtaacgaactaatcatttgattcaggtgtgttgacccagggtgatatgtaaaacctgcaggaggagacacaaatccagCCTCTGGGAGTCACAAGCTAATGCTAGTCCCAAGTCCACACAAATAGAAATGTCAGGAAGAGCATCCGGTACAAAGTCTGTCCCAAATAAACGTGTATCTATCCACTGTGGTGATCTCTTGGGAATTAAAGAAGCAGACAGTACAAAATATGGGACTTATAATCTCTCCAACTAGTCCTTCAACCCAAGTCAAATAACCCGTATCCACGGATTAGTCTTACTGAAAGGGGCAAATAAAGCAAGTATTTTTCACATCAGTTAAGTTTCATTTCAGCTCACAAACCTTGAAAGAAGAGTATCAGGTTTACAACAATAAAACCAGGTTGTTGAGTGGTCATACTCTAGAACAGTGTTTCCcacacacatatttcacattagaaaaatcacacggcacatcaccaaacaaaatgataatTTAGTAAGGATGGTGCAGGAATTTCCTCTTATTTTCTTAGTCTTAATCACAAGTATCCATAAAGGTTTCCTCTTTCCTCATTGATCACTGGACCTGGTAGCTTGTGACTCCCAGAGGCTGGATTTGAGTCTCCTCCCAGTATACCTTTTTTGCTTTATTCTGACCACTACTCACACTAGCACCTTCATCTGGGTTGGAATTTTCTCCAGGACCCAGGTCAGActgactactttttcttttcaaatatttaccTTTTGCAACTCCATGCTGAGTTATCTCACTTGCAACATGACTAAGTAATTTTTTATTCGTCTTCTTCGGTTATAAAGGCAGTTGGTAACCCATTAAATTGGAGCAAGAAGTTGTACTGTCCTCTGGTGGAAGAGAATATAATTGTTCTTCCCGTTACTCACACCGGTCGCTTGGTGTACCAGTCAGGTGAAACCAAATAATCTTCCACAgcacacctgatcatttctcacGGCACACCTATGTGCCATAAGAATGGTTGGAAAACACTGCTTTTAGGAGACACTGAATGAGGGTTTGACCAAGGAAATGAACTGcagtaaacaaacaacagtcTTCTATATTAAAGTCTGGCATTTTATTGACCCATTCACCCATTCCTGCAACTCAACCTTAACTGTCATTCATTCAGCTCTGTGCACCACATCATCTGACTTTCTCACTTCATAACTGCCGCAGCCACTAAAGTGCACTGCTATCACTaggaaaaatacaagaaaatacGAGTGTTGTAGTGGTCTTAAATAGCTCAGAATTAAGAATAAAAACCTCTAAGACCTTCATGGATAGGAAATTCCTGGGCTATCCTTACTCACCATTGCTTAATATCCACAATTCACATGTTATCAATTTAAAAAATCTATCACATCCTGTGTGAAATAAAAGAGAGGGAATACAACAGTGTGCGTGACTCATAGCCATAGCCTGCTGCAGTGATCACTGGGACAATAAATGGTGTACACATGAAGTAACTCCAGAGAATGTCTTCAGGCAGCCACAGATTGTTAAGAGAGTTCACTGTCATCTTGTGGATGTAATTGAGTTagtaatttttttatattattgctAAATTAGATATGAAACATTGTACTGCTTTCTGTTTACATGTATAAATCAGCTCAAGGACTCTGCAGCCTTGGCAGCAGCTGCCTAATCAGGATTTGCAGACTCCACCCTTAGCAATGCCAAACACAGACTTTTAATAAATAGTGCATGTAAAAACTGTTAACGGTAAGTCATCAAACTTAATGTCAGGAAAGATGTTTGGGGTTTCTTCTGCTTTGAACAAGAGCTCCAGCATGCACGTACATAAAGGGAATCTCACAGTTCAACATGTTGAGGATTGAATAAGTGCATGTGGAGATTAATACTacattgtgtaaaaaaaaaaaaaattaaaattcactATTTTTATCTAGGTAAGCAAAAGAACATTCACataattttaaaactgcaaaatTATACATGTTAATTgcatacaatacaaaataattgGTGATCAATTACATTCTACACCTCCCCACAACTCTAAAGAACATTATagcatttttcattgttttcgtTTTCAAACCTCCACCTGTCACGGCTTCAGGAAGCCCATAAACAGTGATATAATACGTATGGTGAGCACAACAAAAACGCGTTAACTGCTAAAGAACCACCTAGTTCCCTCAGGAGTTACTGGATAccgaaaagaaaacaaaagaaagggaATATCACTTGGAAGCATCCTATACATATTAATGTTGATGTTACTACATGTCTGCTGAAGAAGCTCTATGTTTCATATGTAATGTTTCATATCCGCTGTAACATCTATGTGTTTTCCGTTCTTATTGACACCCTCAGGTCGTGTGCCCATGAGGTCGTCCATGCTGGTCCTGTTCCTCTTCTTAAGTGCCCAGGCTGTGGCCGCAACCAGAGGGGACTTgtacaccaccaccacagcGGCACAGGAAAACACTCCAAGTGACAACCCAGACTCTATCCCGGTTGTTGATCCCAAACTCTTCACCAAGCGCCACTACCTCTCACCCAGAGTGCTTTTTAGCTCTCAGCCCCCTGATGCAGAGCCATCGGGGTCACAGAGTGCTGGCAGAAGGACCCGAAGGCAAGCAGGGCAGCCTCAACACCGCGGGATGTACTCAGTATGTGAGAGTATTAGTGTCTGGGTGGTCAACAAGACCAAAGCCACGGACACCTTAGGCAGAGAGGTGACAGTCCTCCCAGACGTGAAAATCAACAATGTCAACATGAAGCAGTACTTCTTCGAGACGACATGTCATAGCCCTCGATCAGGCAGCTCAGGCTGTTTAGGAATTGATGCGAGACACTGGAACTCCTACTGTACTAATTCACACACTTTTGTGCGAGCGCTGACTTCATTCCAGAACCTGGTGGCGTGGAGACACATACGCATTAACGtggcctgtgtgtgcgtgctcagCCGCAAGTCCTGGCGGCAATGAAGACTTACGACACGCGCACACAGATTCACAAAGCCAAATGCATTACATACACAGACAAGCAAACAGGCAGGCagaagtgactttttttttcacataattTATCACCAAAAACTTCTCAACCTCTGCACAAAGTAAATTATTAGTATATGTCAAAGTATCAAGACTGCATGTATGTACACCAGACCTGGGTCAAAGAGTATCTGCAGCtggttttgtgttttggttgtttgctttgggtttttttttttttttttaactgtttgaaGTACCACGCTACAGGGGGTGTAGCTGTGCCGGTATCTATTTTAGCTGTGGTTTATATCAGACTCAGCTTATGGAAATTCAATACGCAGCTACGTGCTCAGTTTGACAAGTGTGCGTGCTCTGGATTTATCATAACTTTTAAGCATTACACTGAAAAATATTCTAAAATACAGACaggaaatatttttatgtacatatacacatattgcATACATTCATGGGTTATGTTTGCTATACTAAGTGCACAACTGTTTCCTCTGTGGCTCATTCCAACCATTTCCTCTCTGTTTTCAGCATTGCTGTATCTGATGTTTCAAGCACAAACATGTGCATCTTTTAAATGCCAAAGGCTTGGAATTAATTTGTTGGTGTAAAAATTCTCCAGattataaaattatattctattatacACTTCTTGTGTTTGGTGTATCCAACCAGTAATGTAAAAGTGGCAACGCCATGCTCCAAATGAGTGAATTTATTGAATTTTTGTAGCATCATTTTCCAAGCGTTGCATAGTCCCGAAAAAGTCATCTCATAAGCGCATAAATTTTCCAAAGGAGAAAACAGCGAGAAGGGAGGTCTGATGTGCATACTACCTGACTATACACCTAAATAGtccacaaaaataaactaaacatggaaacaaactaattaaaacaTTAGGAAAAAGTAGTAGCTTAGTGTAATAAAACATGGCCTCAATAGCATTTCCCCCCTCTTACTCTATGGAAACTTTTTAGCTCCATACATTTACAAAGGTAAATAGGAggcataataaatatttatcatCCAGGAGCAACAATCAAATGCCAGGATGCCATAATGACAGGAAATGGAAACAAAGACCAAACCAAACTGCAGACGGGAGGTAAATTTGCTGATGCAGTGCAATTCAAATGGAGAACATTATAGTGTATAAGAAAGCATGAAAGATTAATTCTGGTTCATTGCGTTAAGGCAGAGCATACAGGTACAAGCGGATGATCTTTTGCTTTTATACTTTCAAATTATCACTTATACCACATCTACAAATACAGACCTAAAATGCAGCAGAACCACAGCTAAATGGCACCTTTACATGATGAATGATGATTATAAGATCTGCTCCAAACATCCATATGTCATTCAGACTCTGAAAATGGTAATTAAGGAAACTGGTTTCAGCTGTCTGACTTTCCTTGATTACTAACTGCTCAACAAAGAATTTAGAAATACCTCTAAAACAatatgctgtgtgtgtctgatcaTTTGTAGTCTAGTATCGCTTTTGATAAATACAAATATTGCTCATATAattctcttttattttgatgcagatGAAATTGCTATCTTAGTGCTTAAGGCCTGAACTGAACTTGTAATGCTGCAGTAGTTTATATATAGCTGTTATGAACAGATCTCCCAACCCAAACTCCTCTAATGTAACTGCGCTATGACATTAGTTTGACACTTGAAGATATTAAAAGTAGAAATATGTCCTTTACTTATACGttgattttttattatgttggaCAGCTATTCGGTAATTGCAGAAGGTTTcattcactgctgtttagttaaTGCCTGCTGGGTTTAGACTAAATCACAGGAACAttttaaagctgcagcttttacAGACACAGACCTTGGGTTTAAAAGACCATGTGATTTGGTTCCAGAAAGCACAGGCTTAAACCTGCCTTAACCTTAAACTGCAGCTCAGCTTATGACAGAGTAGCAGCCTCTAGGACTTTTGGCACAACAACACAGTCAAGCTTCTTTTCTGCCAGTCATTATACTGTCATGCAGCCCATTTACTGAAGAAGACTAAATCAATCCACAACTTTGCAAATACAATTTGACCCAGGCCTGATAAAAccaaaagtgtttttttaataaatgttgttgttgatattgttatttattaaacatttacaaACATGCACTGTGTGCTTTCTGTAGTGTTCTGGGAAGCTTGCTGCTTCCTTCAGCAAAAAGGAAAGCCCTGACagaagtgaaaaaaagagaattcCCATATGGCTTCGTTTTAccgccatttttttttttttttttttttggctttgctttgtgtttttctcttgctATCATTCTACAGTGCAtatgaaacaaaactgaaaagacaaacacagggCAAAAATGATTGATAATACAATACCTTTCCAGTGATATTTCAGTGCTCTCAGCGAACACAAAATTATTCTCCAGGCAGTATCGATTGGGATTTTTGTAGGCTTGCAGCCTAATTTTGTGTCCCATCGGGTATTTGAGGTGTCTGATATGATTGAGCGAACATGGAACTAATGtagaaatgcaaacaaaaatcaGATGAGGTTGTATTCCTGGAAACCTTGAGTTTTAAGATAAAGCAACAGGGCTCAGCTGCTAAAAAGAATGCAACACTTCCCCCTAGAGGTCAAGACGGAAACATGAAATTTTTCCTAAAAATAATACTTTCACAAATAAAAACGTGACTCCTAACATGTTGGATTTGACAGATATTAGACTCCGCTCAGGCAATAAATTGTAGCTAGTTCCCCACGTTTCATACACTACCTCCACAAACTAAAAGCAGCACTGATGCTCacttaaatgaacaaaatagGACAAATATTAATTTGATTTTGTTATAGATCGTTTTTCCATGGTTTCTAAGAAaatagttgtttgttttttataatcGCGTTATAAAAAGCCTTACGTTACCACATGCCAGACGTCAGTGTGCATGTCCATGCGCATGCCTCGTGTTTAGTTCAGGGCCCATGCGAAGCCCTCGGAAAAAGTAGCGCTTCTTTGTTTTGaacatgtttatttcattttattgagCAACGCGAAATTGACGGGAGTCCCCAAGCTGCTGTCCTGTGGCAAGTGGAGAAGAGTCAATATGGCtgaaatgaaatggaaaaatacTGTGTATGTGTAactaaaatgtatgaaataaaataaaaaaaaccattcAGTAAAAAATTACACCCACATCTTCCAGAAGGTGTAATTTAATTAGATGGTTTGACCTACTGTTACTTAATACATTCATAACGTTTTTTGTCTTAAAATTAGTCCTGAATACAAGAAAATAATGCTGTTGTTATTATTGagccttttatttttattattggtTATTTCCGGATATCGTTTTTAGGATGGATTAAGTTATGAATGTACTAACAAGGTACCTGAGCTTACATAATTTCATAGATATAATTTTGTGTCACGCAGTATGACGCAGTAATCCTACCTTGCAAAGATACTGAAATTTGTTTGAAAGGTCCAGTAAAAGTAAAGgctgaataaaatttaaaatgcataaaTTGTTCATATCAACTAATAGATTTATAATTTAAGATCCATTCAAAGTGAGCATTGTGGCAAGGATAAAGATAACTGCATAAAGACCGAAACAAAGTGGCCTCTTTCATAAGTAGTGTCTGCAAACCACAGCTGAGAGACTTGATATTTCGAGCTCTGTCCACTGGATGGAGACAATGAAACGCATAGACGTTTTTCTGTTGCGTACAGGTTTTCTCTTACTCTAGCGGTGCACATTAGGGGTATGGAAATGTACTTAAATATTTTGAGTGACATTGTTTATATGCATTGCAAAGGAACTAAAGATAACTGTATTTTGCTATTTTCGTCAGTTATTTGTTCTAACTAAAGTTGTCTTTTGAAACAGTAATTGGCCATTTTTCTAATTAGAGGTTTAGCACGGCCTGttcaaagaaaaaatataaagtgAAATTTGA of Maylandia zebra isolate NMK-2024a linkage group LG5, Mzebra_GT3a, whole genome shotgun sequence contains these proteins:
- the ngfb gene encoding nerve growth factor; amino-acid sequence: MRSSMLVLFLFLSAQAVAATRGDLYTTTTAAQENTPSDNPDSIPVVDPKLFTKRHYLSPRVLFSSQPPDAEPSGSQSAGRRTRRQAGQPQHRGMYSVCESISVWVVNKTKATDTLGREVTVLPDVKINNVNMKQYFFETTCHSPRSGSSGCLGIDARHWNSYCTNSHTFVRALTSFQNLVAWRHIRINVACVCVLSRKSWRQ